In Solenopsis invicta isolate M01_SB chromosome 13, UNIL_Sinv_3.0, whole genome shotgun sequence, one DNA window encodes the following:
- the LOC105202373 gene encoding uncharacterized protein LOC105202373, translating into MNLLAFGLILICSHAWAIVINDNFEVKAELASISSKLKDALNGPLREAIKNGDSGLGIPPMDPFTADEMPIKINAKALQTALNGELTNVRAEDLSKYTVNSASFKLFGLKLHMDLSWPLVSGSSNYIGNGTVLNHEIYGNGEMNGNAQNLRFVIDIKFKLKKGYARISTISSSISLGALDFHATGLYHDDERSKETSILISNRLPKLIQERQKDFTNYINDVITVNTNQYLSSIKLKELLKKLGL; encoded by the exons ATGAACCTCCTAGCGTTCGGGCTTATCCTGATCTGCAGCCATGCCTGGGCGATTGTGATAAACGATAATT tcGAAGTTAAAGCGGAACTCGCGAGCATAAGCTCGAAATTAAAAGATGCTCTCAATGGTCCTCTTAGAGAAGCCATAAAAAATGGAGATAGTGGACTCGGAATTCCGCCTATGGACCCGTTCACCGCGGACGAGATGCCGATCAAAATTAATGCGAAGGCTTTGCAAACAGC CCTCAACGGGGAGCTGACAAATGTCAGAGCAGAAGATTTGTCCAAGTATACAGTCAATAGCGCTAGCTTCAAATTATTCGGTTTGAAGCTCCACATGGATCTCTCCTGGCCGTTGGTAAGTGGAAGTTCTAACTACATCGGGAACGGCACCGTCCTCAACCACGAAATTTATGGAAACGGAGAAATGAA tGGCAATGCGCAAAACCTCAGATTCGTGATTGacataaaattcaaattgaagAAAGGGTACGCCCGAATTTCAACAATTTCCTCGAGTATTTCTCTGGGAGCATTAGAT tTTCACGCGACGGGTCTCTACCACGACGATGAACGGTCCAAGGAAACGAGCATCTTAATATCCAATAGGTTGCCTAAACTGATTCAGGAGAGACAAAAGGATTTTACAAACTATATTAATGATGTGATCACGGTTAACACTAATCAATATTTATCCAGCATAAAGCTTAAAGAACTATTGAAAAAGTTAGGTCTGTAA
- the LOC105202398 gene encoding piggyBac transposable element-derived protein 4 yields MNLEDEIDTRINYIFETNDVEAFGKESDDEEDLVLSEDKVESDELNSDDNYKCSPNKIVRTEKKVEQQPSTSAGHPKQYVSETAKNNSELRTKALESTGRSVTTRLPECGQRVKEMETPLEVWSLLFPDELLEIIVKYTNEKIEGTFNPDQQTDLTEIKAFIGLLYFAGLQEDRHKDTKKMWEEEGCTMYRAVMTRDRFIFLSSCIRFDDKTTRKDRQTADRLTAIREIWDLFIENCTKYYSPSQNCTVDEQLLEFEGNFFKTVYKLDEQAIQIFCLNDSKTFYMLNAIPYTGNVETTMESVCDDYMRLKDKNKTDEDTEKLEIVWHYNSTKNETYNFDVLCKRYSTSRKTMQWTMRLFFGMLDQGVVNSNILYNLVVEKNDLMNKYNFTKRLVLMLTAPHMQNHLQKRLQITLDIDLKSQSMIQSILKMNPQPIFENFRKAKCCENISCRKITSLDCILCKRSFCIKHCTKKTDPHLRQEYSFCFSCLKK; encoded by the coding sequence ATGAATTTGGAGGATGAAATTGACACGAGGATTAACTATATATTCGAGACAAATGATGTTGAGGCTTTTGGAAAAGAGTCAGACGACGAAGAGGATCTTGTTCTGTCGGAAGACAAAGTCGAGAGTGATGAACTTAACAGTGATGACAATTACAAATGCAGTCCGAACAAAATTGTTAGAACCGAAAAGAAAGTAGAGCAACAACCATCTACCAGCGCAGGTCATCCGAAACAGTATGTTTCGGAAACAGCGAAAAACAACAGCGAGTTGCGTACGAAGGCTCTTGAATCGACAGGGAGATCAGTCACCACGCGTTTGCCTGAATGTGGACAAAGAGTGAAAGAAATGGAAACTCCATTAGAGGTCTGGAGTTTGTTGTTTCCGGATGAATTGTTGgagattatagtaaaatatactAATGAGAAAATAGAGGGGACATTTAATCCTGATCAACAGACAGATTTGACAGAAATAAAAGCATTTATCGGTCTTTTATATTTCGCTGGACTACAAGAAGATAGACATAAAGATACGAAAAAAATGTGGGAAGAAGAAGGTTGTACCATGTATAGAGCTGTCATGACTCGTGATCGTTTCATTTTTCTGAGTTCGTGTATACGCTTCGACGACAAAACTACAAGGAAAGACAGACAAACTGCCGACAGATTGACGGCCATCAGAGAAATTTGGGACCTGTTCATCGAAAATTGTACCAAATATTATAGTCCTTCACAGAATTGTACTGTGGATGAACAGCTTCTTGAATTTGAAGGAAACTTTTTTAAGACGGTTTACAAACTTGATGAACAGGCAATACAAATTTTCTGTTTAAATGAttccaaaactttttatatgttAAACGCGATTCCATACACGGGCAATGTTGAAACCACAATGGAATCTGTATGTGATGATTATATGCGTCTTAAAGATAAGAATAAAACAGATGAGGATACTGAAAAATTGGAAATAGTTTGGCATTATAATAGTACAAAAAACGAAACCTACAATTTTGATGTTTTGTGCAAAAGATATTCGACGTCTAGAAAAACGATGCAATGGACTATGAGGCTTTTCTTTGGCATGCTCGATCAAGGAGTCGTTAAcagcaatattttatacaatctggttgttgaaaaaaatgatttgatgaataaatataattttacaaaaagacTCGTATTGATGTTAACAGCTCCTCATATGCAAAACCATTTGCAAAAGAGACTTCAAATAACATTGGACATTGATTTAAAGTCTCAATCAATGATCCagagtattttaaaaatgaatccGCAAccaatatttgaaaatttcagaAAAGCAAAATGTTGTGAGAACATTTCTTGCCGCAAAATAACTTCGTTAGATTGTATTCTTTGCAAAAGGTCGTTTTGTATAAAACACTGTACCAAGAAAACCGATCCCCACTTGCGTCaagaatattctttttgtttttcatgtcttaaaaagtga